The genome window CGGCCGGCCGCGGTGGCGGGCACGGCGATGATGGCGCTGATGTGGATCGCTGAGTGGCCGCCGGCCAGGCACCTGTCGGACGGATCGCCGAGCATGTCGACGAATCCGTTCGCCGACTACCACGTCATCTACGCCGTCGCGCTGATCGTTGTGGCGGCAGCGGGCGCGGGCGCCACCTGGGGCCTGGGCCGGCTGTGGGCGCGGCTGCCCATCGTCCGCGACCACACCTGGCTGCGCTGACCCGCACGCGGGCGGGTCCGACCCCGCCCCGGATCCGTCCCGCCGACCTGTGCGCGGGGCCCGTAAGTCGTTGCTGGAGGACCAGTGGCCCCTGCCCCGCACCGACCCCTGAACACGACGCTGGAATCGGGTCCCTTCAGGGCCCCGGTTCAGGAGGTGGAGAACATGCCCCGCACCATCACCGTGGGTCTCGACGGTTCGGCCGAAAGCCGCGCCGCCGCCGAGTGGGCGGCCCGTGAGGCGCAGTTGCGTGGACTGCCGGTGAAGCTCGTCCACGTCTGGGAGCCGGTGCCGGAGCCCATGGCTCAGGCACCGCTTCTGGGTGCCGAGACGCACCAGCACTGGACCGAGCTCAGCGAGATGGGGGTACCCCCGGCCGAAGGCTGGGAGAGGATCCCCCGCGAGTCCGCCGAAGGGCTGCGGCTGCGCCACCCGGGCGTCGAGGTGACCACCGAGCAACTCACCGGAGTGCCCGCCGAAGCTCTGGTCAGTGCGGCAAAGGACGCCGAGATGCTCGTCCTCGGTTCGCGCGGTCTGGGCGGGATCGGCGGTTTCCTGGTCGGCTCGGTCGGGCTCTCGGTCGTGGCGCGCACCGAGCGGCCCGTCGTCCTGGTCCGCGCCGGCGAGCAGGCCGCGGACGAGCACGAGATGGACCCGGCGGGTATCCCCTCCGCGGCCACACCGTTCCGCCCCGTCCTTCTCGGACTGGACGTCAGCCGCCCGAGCGCGGCGCCGATCGAGTTCGCCTTCGAGGCCGCTGCGCGCCGCTCGGTGCCGTTGCGGGTGGTGCACGGCTGGAACCGGC of Streptomyces cynarae contains these proteins:
- a CDS encoding universal stress protein, producing the protein MPRTITVGLDGSAESRAAAEWAAREAQLRGLPVKLVHVWEPVPEPMAQAPLLGAETHQHWTELSEMGVPPAEGWERIPRESAEGLRLRHPGVEVTTEQLTGVPAEALVSAAKDAEMLVLGSRGLGGIGGFLVGSVGLSVVARTERPVVLVRAGEQAADEHEMDPAGIPSAATPFRPVLLGLDVSRPSAAPIEFAFEAAARRSVPLRVVHGWNRPPYYAYGMALEPAVQREMAKGVAAALTEALTPWRQKYPDVEVVERSRCGSPSLLLIDASSEASLVVVGRRIRRSSVGAHIGSVTHAVLHHATAPVAVVAHD